A genomic window from Lotus japonicus ecotype B-129 chromosome 1, LjGifu_v1.2 includes:
- the LOC130729577 gene encoding uncharacterized protein LOC130729577 has product MHHPSSVAISFPTTSAIQILNHSVSLDLGTWKKASPVVHGPDPPPPTPLIEERREAERKEEEGIRRRRRIKHTSHPQKPIKEEEEICWLVVRLVVAQLWRAIVLVLRNCSLVANCCQIQIIRLISFSRLSYWCLLFNPGYLQL; this is encoded by the exons ATGCATCATCCATCATCCGTTGCAATTTCTTTCCCCACAACCTCTGCAATTCAAATCCTCAACCACTCGGTTTCCTTAGATCTGGGTACCTGGAAGAAAGCGTCGCCGGTGGTACACGGACCAGATCCACCACCGCCTACACCGCTGATTGAGGAGAGAAGAGAGGcggaaagaaaggaagaagaaggaatcagaagaagaagaagaatcaaaCACACAAGCCACCCACAGAAACCCattaaagaagaagaagaa ATTTGCTGGTTAGTGGTTCGTTTGGTTGTCGCGCAGTTGTGGAGAGCAATCGTGTTGGTTCTTCGTAACT GCAGCTTAGTAGCAAACTGTTGTCAGATTCAGATCATTCGACTTATTTCCTTTAGCAGGTTGTCATATTGGTGTCTTTTATTTAATCCTGgttatctgcagctatag